A DNA window from Streptomyces sp. 71268 contains the following coding sequences:
- a CDS encoding BTAD domain-containing putative transcriptional regulator has product MIDRLRQALVGVGYEPGADELLDVLWLAQVIADAERSDARQAAPDPAPPAAPPPPDSLPSDPAPSNPAPPDHRAVPAPSALSDPSAGPAPEADAEEPRPGHAPEDGRDTLPGNTPADAPVGPARGASAGWPAAPEPDGAGARGAVPLPGPGGLAAPPTGAPPSAPDTTGAGPAAPSGGKRPPRRALFSHGSAGGDGAGRGARGSRVPGGRMLPEAQRLARALRPLTRYHDHPQRTVTDIEATVRLTAETGLFDLVTTAVPERALTAVLWVDRSPSMRVWHPIAAEVRAVLRRSGAFRSVRQQRFDPARAGARGRRAPSMADGPGAVVLILTDGVHPAWRDPRTLRALLAQHRWGPVAVLHALPRRLWRGSGLDAQPRLLTATAPLSPAHRLGVADPLTGERDPSAEHHVALPVLRLAPAALAPWVALQTRPGTPRHVETVLVPMERAPGVAGAAARRAAPAGPPPLAPELSAPEAGPGPAEPDAVRRGLSAYPGTLVAPETGALLAPDAGGPVEPWRATSPGARSRGAASRGTPSGGGPGAGAVGLSAEERIERFRSTFSPEAYRLAVRLSAVRPLTTPVMHLVRSAVLPEATAAQVAEVQLGGLLTQLTPASPTAARVAEIEALTRRLVPADAAQPVYDFADGVRELLFSALGVERSIEIVEAVGRALAPYLGSLPNFPALMADPEGLLRLTGTARAFAVLVGPVCERLGLPAAEPGPALRTEAAAVRTDVPVLGGHRSLTRTSVEPQLPVAGAAPSDPAKRGPYDADRTAPAPTDPAPVAPKTGRAPPPGGPPPRPDRAGEPTPDGADAEALPDGTDVEAPSDGAGQPPPPLVEPVRADRLRFELLGPVRAWRDEVEVSPRWPRQQTLLCLLLLRKGRAVTVHEAATALWGAQQPAQTPAVIHSYVAQLRRTVGAEVLRGAGPDGYVLDGDVRTDVGEFQLREAGADQALRRGDRRAARALLGEVLERWRSDREPLAQVPGPFAAAERARLTEWRLELQERALGLDLALGRVDQTVPQLAALVARHPLREPLYHLLMTALHRAGRTAEAVAAYRNCHRLLSDELGMEPTTEVQDLYERILRGAHVPAPDPRAPSGPGPRLSVQLPAPPAHFVGREADLAELRGALRGTGHTAPVCGIGGLGGIGKTTLALAAAHELALAFPDGRLFVDLHGGERGRPAIGRVLEALLLALGAAPDDIPYGTRARHARYQAMLEGRRVLVVIDRAHGWAQAAPLLPDAPGCAAIVTSRRTHAAPERVPWVALREFSQREGLDFLARLLGRARVVQDANGAHRLFRYCGGLPLALRIAGELVRRQHQRFPWPLTRLADRLAAPAYRLTGLRVGDLSVAAGFEQTFRRLSTERRRAFCLLSVLDHDEISRFSSAALLDRTQLVAEDLLDALASASLLHREDRDRYRFNALALLYAQQELAKHGFGAADAPSKHLAGRESDAAVLRLADRYLIAGAATLRHLDPGDTLPRHLTSHGARLDRAAARHVEPPARWLRDEAPRLLRVLRRAAQPGRVSAALLQRLADLALAARALADDEAYARHFTESVEALSLPASGTRTQAVRQRALAALAHAHNRAGRFPAAERAAAQAMHQYANAADPPDPVVQALAPHERAAAVYSLGRLAEAEKLLELAERAYESDGNLSGLARVWADRSRVLLSRGRPDQARELAEHALDIAERAGRAPSGAPAPSAGTLPTGRGLAVAHASHALGCALTADGRPSDALPALQRALDLFAGAGRYVAEASTRARIAEARLATGDAGTAVELANQAVATFDRHGGDWRRADALVVLGRAMRRQGRPRGAVTCWVQAFDVYQTLGAREADTVADLLADLQAHGAPDGAPDRASRRRGSAR; this is encoded by the coding sequence GTGATCGACCGGCTGCGGCAGGCGCTCGTCGGCGTGGGGTACGAACCCGGCGCCGACGAGCTGCTCGACGTGCTGTGGCTGGCCCAGGTCATCGCGGACGCCGAGCGGAGCGACGCGCGCCAGGCCGCGCCCGACCCCGCCCCACCGGCCGCGCCCCCGCCGCCCGACTCCCTCCCGTCCGACCCCGCCCCGTCCAACCCTGCCCCGCCCGATCACCGCGCCGTACCCGCCCCGTCCGCCCTGTCCGACCCATCCGCCGGACCCGCCCCCGAGGCCGACGCCGAAGAGCCACGGCCGGGCCACGCCCCCGAGGACGGCCGCGACACCCTCCCCGGCAACACCCCCGCCGACGCCCCCGTGGGGCCCGCGCGCGGCGCGTCGGCCGGGTGGCCGGCGGCCCCGGAGCCCGACGGGGCGGGCGCACGGGGCGCCGTCCCGCTGCCCGGGCCCGGCGGGCTGGCCGCGCCGCCGACCGGCGCACCGCCGTCGGCGCCGGATACGACGGGGGCCGGCCCCGCCGCCCCGTCCGGCGGGAAGCGACCACCACGGCGCGCCCTGTTCAGCCACGGCAGCGCGGGCGGCGACGGGGCCGGGCGGGGCGCGCGGGGGAGCCGGGTACCGGGCGGGCGGATGCTGCCCGAGGCGCAGCGGCTGGCGCGTGCGCTGCGCCCGCTGACCCGCTACCACGACCACCCGCAGCGCACCGTCACCGACATCGAGGCCACGGTGCGGCTCACCGCCGAGACGGGGCTGTTCGACCTGGTGACCACGGCGGTCCCCGAACGCGCCCTGACGGCCGTGCTCTGGGTCGACCGGTCGCCCTCCATGCGGGTGTGGCACCCGATCGCCGCCGAGGTACGGGCGGTGCTGCGACGCAGCGGCGCCTTCCGGTCCGTACGGCAGCAGCGGTTCGACCCGGCGCGGGCCGGGGCCCGGGGGCGGCGCGCCCCGTCCATGGCCGACGGGCCCGGCGCCGTCGTCCTCATCCTCACCGACGGCGTGCACCCGGCCTGGCGCGATCCGCGTACCCTGCGCGCCCTCCTCGCGCAGCACCGGTGGGGCCCCGTGGCCGTGCTGCACGCGTTGCCGCGCCGGCTGTGGCGGGGCAGTGGCCTCGACGCCCAGCCGCGACTGCTCACCGCCACGGCGCCGCTCAGTCCGGCGCACCGGCTCGGCGTGGCCGACCCGCTCACCGGCGAGCGCGATCCGAGCGCCGAACACCACGTGGCGCTGCCGGTGTTGCGGCTGGCGCCGGCCGCGCTGGCGCCGTGGGTCGCCCTCCAGACCCGACCGGGCACCCCGCGCCACGTCGAGACGGTGCTGGTGCCGATGGAGCGTGCGCCGGGTGTGGCGGGCGCGGCGGCGCGCCGGGCGGCGCCCGCCGGTCCGCCACCCCTCGCGCCTGAGCTGTCCGCGCCGGAGGCCGGACCGGGCCCGGCCGAGCCGGACGCGGTCCGGCGCGGCCTGTCGGCGTACCCGGGGACGTTGGTCGCGCCGGAGACGGGTGCGCTGCTCGCGCCGGACGCGGGCGGGCCGGTCGAGCCGTGGCGGGCCACGTCGCCGGGGGCCAGGTCACGCGGGGCGGCGTCACGCGGGACGCCGTCAGGGGGCGGGCCCGGCGCCGGGGCGGTGGGGCTGTCCGCCGAGGAGCGGATCGAGCGGTTTCGGAGCACGTTCTCACCGGAGGCGTACCGGCTGGCGGTCCGGCTCTCCGCGGTTCGCCCGCTGACCACGCCCGTCATGCACCTGGTCAGGTCGGCCGTGCTGCCCGAGGCGACCGCCGCCCAGGTGGCGGAGGTGCAACTCGGCGGCCTCCTCACCCAGCTCACCCCGGCCTCGCCGACCGCCGCGCGGGTTGCGGAGATCGAGGCGCTGACCCGCCGCCTGGTCCCGGCCGACGCCGCCCAGCCCGTGTACGACTTCGCCGACGGGGTGCGCGAACTCCTCTTCAGCGCCCTGGGCGTCGAGCGCTCCATCGAGATCGTCGAGGCGGTGGGCCGCGCCCTGGCCCCGTACCTGGGTAGCCTGCCCAACTTCCCAGCCCTGATGGCCGACCCGGAGGGCCTGCTGCGCCTCACGGGCACCGCCCGGGCGTTCGCCGTGCTCGTGGGCCCGGTCTGCGAGCGGCTCGGCCTCCCGGCGGCCGAGCCCGGCCCCGCCCTACGTACCGAGGCCGCCGCTGTCCGGACCGACGTGCCCGTGCTCGGTGGGCACCGCTCCCTCACGCGCACATCCGTCGAACCCCAGCTCCCCGTGGCCGGGGCGGCGCCGTCGGACCCGGCGAAGCGCGGCCCGTACGACGCGGATCGCACCGCCCCGGCCCCCACCGACCCGGCCCCGGTCGCCCCGAAAACCGGCCGGGCCCCGCCCCCCGGTGGGCCTCCGCCGCGACCCGACAGAGCGGGCGAGCCGACGCCGGACGGAGCGGACGCCGAGGCGCTGCCGGACGGGACGGATGTCGAGGCGCCGTCCGACGGGGCGGGCCAGCCGCCACCGCCGCTCGTGGAGCCGGTACGGGCCGACCGGTTGCGCTTCGAACTGCTCGGCCCCGTACGCGCCTGGCGCGACGAGGTCGAGGTGTCTCCCCGCTGGCCCCGTCAGCAGACGCTGCTGTGCCTGCTGCTGCTCCGCAAGGGGCGCGCGGTCACCGTGCACGAGGCCGCGACGGCGCTGTGGGGCGCCCAACAACCGGCGCAGACACCGGCCGTCATCCACAGCTACGTGGCCCAGCTCCGCCGCACCGTGGGGGCGGAAGTGCTGCGCGGCGCCGGCCCGGACGGCTACGTACTGGACGGCGACGTACGCACCGACGTCGGCGAGTTCCAGCTCCGTGAGGCGGGGGCGGACCAGGCGCTGCGGCGCGGGGACCGGCGCGCGGCGCGCGCCCTGCTCGGCGAGGTGCTGGAGCGGTGGCGGAGCGACCGCGAGCCGCTGGCGCAGGTGCCGGGCCCGTTCGCCGCCGCCGAGCGCGCGCGGCTCACCGAGTGGCGGCTCGAACTCCAGGAACGCGCGCTGGGCCTCGACCTCGCCCTGGGCCGCGTCGACCAGACCGTCCCCCAACTCGCCGCCCTGGTCGCGCGGCACCCGCTGCGCGAGCCGTTGTACCACCTGCTGATGACGGCGCTGCACCGCGCGGGACGCACGGCCGAGGCCGTCGCCGCCTACCGGAACTGCCACCGGCTGCTCTCCGACGAACTCGGCATGGAGCCCACGACCGAGGTACAGGACCTGTACGAGCGCATCCTGCGCGGCGCCCACGTGCCCGCCCCCGACCCCCGCGCGCCCAGCGGCCCGGGGCCCCGCCTCTCCGTCCAACTCCCCGCGCCGCCGGCCCACTTCGTCGGCCGCGAGGCGGACCTCGCCGAGCTGCGGGGCGCGCTGCGCGGAACCGGGCACACGGCGCCGGTCTGCGGCATCGGCGGGCTGGGCGGCATCGGCAAGACCACGCTCGCCCTGGCCGCCGCGCACGAACTCGCCCTGGCCTTCCCGGACGGGCGGCTCTTCGTGGACCTGCACGGCGGCGAACGCGGCAGGCCCGCCATCGGCCGCGTCCTGGAGGCCCTGCTGCTCGCCCTGGGGGCCGCGCCGGACGACATCCCGTACGGCACGCGGGCGCGCCACGCGCGGTACCAGGCGATGCTGGAGGGGCGGCGGGTGCTCGTGGTCATCGACCGGGCGCACGGCTGGGCGCAGGCGGCGCCGCTGCTGCCGGACGCCCCCGGCTGCGCCGCCATCGTCACCAGCCGCAGGACGCACGCCGCGCCGGAACGGGTGCCGTGGGTGGCGCTGCGCGAGTTCAGCCAGCGGGAGGGGCTGGACTTCCTGGCGCGCCTGCTCGGGCGCGCGCGGGTGGTTCAGGACGCCAACGGGGCGCACCGGCTGTTCCGGTACTGCGGCGGGTTGCCGCTGGCCCTGCGCATCGCCGGCGAGCTGGTGCGCCGGCAGCACCAACGCTTCCCCTGGCCCCTGACCCGGCTGGCCGACCGGCTCGCGGCCCCCGCGTACCGGCTGACCGGGCTGCGCGTCGGTGACCTCTCGGTCGCCGCCGGCTTCGAGCAGACCTTCCGCCGGCTGAGCACGGAGCGGCGACGCGCCTTCTGCCTGCTGTCCGTGCTCGACCACGACGAGATCAGCCGGTTCAGCTCGGCGGCGCTCCTCGACCGTACGCAGCTCGTGGCGGAGGACCTGCTGGACGCGCTGGCCTCCGCGTCCCTGCTGCACCGCGAGGACCGCGACCGGTACCGCTTCAACGCCCTGGCCCTCCTCTACGCCCAGCAGGAGCTGGCCAAGCACGGCTTCGGCGCGGCGGACGCGCCGAGCAAGCACCTGGCGGGGCGCGAGAGCGACGCCGCCGTGCTGCGCCTGGCCGACCGCTACCTGATCGCCGGCGCCGCCACGCTGCGCCACCTCGATCCGGGCGACACCCTGCCCCGGCACCTGACCTCCCACGGCGCGCGGCTCGACCGGGCGGCGGCGCGCCACGTCGAACCCCCGGCGCGGTGGCTGCGCGACGAGGCGCCCCGACTGCTGCGCGTGCTGCGCCGCGCGGCGCAGCCCGGCCGCGTCTCGGCGGCCCTGCTCCAACGCCTGGCCGACCTGGCGCTGGCCGCCCGGGCGCTGGCCGACGACGAGGCGTACGCCCGGCACTTCACCGAGAGCGTCGAGGCCCTCTCCCTGCCGGCGAGCGGAACCCGTACCCAGGCCGTGCGGCAGCGCGCCCTGGCGGCGCTGGCCCACGCGCACAACCGGGCGGGCCGCTTCCCCGCGGCGGAGCGCGCGGCGGCGCAGGCGATGCACCAGTACGCGAACGCCGCGGACCCGCCCGACCCCGTCGTCCAGGCGCTGGCCCCGCACGAGCGGGCCGCCGCCGTGTACAGCCTGGGCCGCCTGGCCGAGGCCGAGAAGCTCCTGGAGCTGGCCGAGCGGGCCTACGAGAGCGACGGCAACCTGTCCGGCCTGGCGCGGGTGTGGGCCGACCGGTCCCGCGTCCTCCTCTCGCGCGGCCGGCCCGACCAGGCGCGCGAACTCGCCGAACACGCCCTGGACATCGCGGAGCGGGCCGGCCGCGCCCCGTCCGGCGCACCCGCCCCGTCGGCCGGCACGCTCCCGACGGGGCGGGGCCTCGCGGTCGCGCACGCCTCCCACGCCCTGGGCTGCGCGCTGACCGCCGACGGGCGCCCCTCGGACGCGCTGCCGGCGCTCCAGCGTGCGCTGGACCTCTTCGCGGGCGCCGGCCGGTACGTGGCCGAGGCCAGCACCCGCGCCAGGATCGCCGAGGCGCGGCTCGCCACGGGGGACGCCGGCACCGCGGTCGAACTGGCCAACCAGGCCGTCGCCACCTTCGACCGGCACGGCGGCGACTGGCGCCGCGCGGACGCCCTGGTGGTCCTCGGCCGGGCCATGCGGCGCCAGGGCCGTCCCCGGGGGGCCGTGA
- a CDS encoding MoxR family ATPase gives MAPPAGSGSAQSEPGADRPHEVNEPNGAGEVNEPNEPNVPNQPATEAGSPEARSPEGGAAGTSGERWWAFRGPAALPQPPPWRRFATTRHAGPTPPYLMGRDEIAIVNAALHLHRPLLVTGRPGTGKSELAHAIARELGLGPVLRWSVNSRATLADALYRYDAVGRLREASLRRERAMGAAAARGSMRGGAGPRGKGTGARALRGARGGAHGALHAGRRASGYRAAAPEPDIGQYLRLGPLGTALAAAHRPRVLLIDELDKADIDLPNDLLVVLEEGEFEIPELARLPEQQRDVDVLVSGGRERARVRRGVVACTHFPIVVMTSNGERDFPPAFLRRCVRLDLPDPDADRLRDIVRGSLGEVALAKAEDLIAAFLRRSATETLATDQLLAAVHLRIAGADMSRDQLLAAVMHRLDETLPT, from the coding sequence GTGGCCCCACCAGCCGGATCGGGCAGTGCCCAGAGCGAACCGGGCGCGGATCGTCCGCACGAGGTGAACGAGCCGAACGGGGCGGGCGAGGTGAACGAGCCGAACGAGCCGAACGTGCCCAACCAGCCGGCCACGGAGGCCGGCTCCCCGGAGGCACGTTCACCGGAGGGCGGGGCGGCGGGGACGTCGGGCGAGAGGTGGTGGGCCTTCCGGGGCCCCGCGGCGCTGCCGCAGCCGCCGCCCTGGCGCCGGTTCGCTACCACCCGGCACGCCGGCCCCACGCCGCCGTACCTGATGGGCCGTGACGAGATCGCCATCGTCAACGCCGCCCTGCACCTGCACCGCCCGCTGCTGGTCACCGGGCGCCCCGGCACCGGCAAGTCCGAACTGGCCCACGCCATCGCCCGCGAACTCGGGCTCGGCCCGGTGCTGCGCTGGTCCGTGAACAGCCGCGCCACCCTGGCGGACGCCCTCTACCGGTACGACGCGGTAGGCAGGCTGCGCGAGGCGTCGCTGCGCCGCGAGCGCGCGATGGGGGCCGCCGCCGCACGGGGCAGCATGCGTGGCGGCGCCGGCCCGCGCGGCAAGGGCACCGGCGCCCGCGCGCTCCGTGGCGCGCGGGGCGGCGCGCACGGAGCGCTGCACGCCGGCCGCCGGGCCTCGGGCTACCGGGCCGCGGCCCCGGAGCCGGACATCGGCCAGTACCTGCGGCTCGGCCCGCTCGGCACGGCGCTGGCCGCCGCGCACCGGCCGCGCGTGCTGCTCATCGACGAGCTCGACAAGGCCGACATCGACCTGCCCAACGACCTGCTGGTGGTCCTGGAGGAGGGCGAGTTCGAGATCCCCGAGCTGGCCCGGCTGCCCGAGCAGCAGCGCGATGTGGACGTGCTGGTCAGCGGGGGACGGGAGCGGGCCAGGGTGCGACGCGGCGTCGTCGCCTGCACGCACTTCCCCATCGTGGTCATGACCAGCAACGGGGAGCGCGACTTTCCCCCCGCGTTCCTGCGCCGCTGCGTCCGCCTCGACCTGCCTGACCCGGACGCCGACCGCCTGCGCGACATCGTCCGCGGCAGCCTGGGCGAGGTGGCGTTGGCCAAGGCGGAGGACCTCATCGCCGCGTTCCTGCGCCGCTCCGCCACCGAGACCCTGGCCACCGACCAGCTCCTGGCCGCGGTCCACCTGCGCATCGCGGGCGCCGACATGAGTCGGGACCAGCTCCTCGCGGCCGTCATGCACCGGCTCGACGAGACGTTACCGACGTGA
- a CDS encoding trypsin-like peptidase domain-containing protein — translation MHADVEDAALHAAFVSVLGNGGPVGAGVLIADDLVLTCAHVVNSALGRGQFDQAAPPRDALLRLAFPLVDREREVSARVEPGGWRPPRADATGRAPVVPGRLAHHGDLAVLRLEGSVPPGAEPAPFQLHDCEREVVALWASGNPATTIRARPRVVAAPWVALDVVGGVGVSAGYSGGPLWDRARQAVVGLVVAVHEDAQAVRARAGAGAGGHQDRSPAVVYGISLPAIESELPRMPPLRVPAARRGVQQLLAALEDVLATPASVAQCERWLAARFGFPARDLGTDHARLVRLAVGSRRGVPELLEAARGTLAPDGGTAGAPGAVGVAGAVGVAGAVGVAGAAWERLRRAARIVSPTECLTLDQRRDLAGLLARCRQATPDALLAAVLPYDAEPRALSGLADVIDVLEAYEPTDSQPVPPLLRAVVLVAGAERQTADLLTEDLQAWTERVARRMGVPWAAVCQFQADVADRGVAAKPPPAPPPPVDGAGGGAGRLGRAVPRVQIELLPTGGSKLFTYQIWAWDAGAQPRLVVVQDRDAASTRVVEDIRRVLRTEVREDPETALVEFFVAPEWLGLAIDTWESDEGDEGGAFVPGLTRRLVVRTTSRTRECYAGWKRRTAALASAGRLVFGEKYADHKVARANLEVRPDVGTVVLCCDPARHGQLLRQCVQAGVHTVLWHRTDHGEQVGLDLSSVLEGTEPRGVPEAVRLERAKAMAEPGIPTHRGGQLSLLHDPPDHRPPPLAPEPWVLAEPAS, via the coding sequence ATGCACGCTGACGTGGAGGACGCCGCGCTGCACGCCGCGTTCGTCTCGGTGCTCGGCAACGGTGGGCCGGTCGGTGCCGGCGTGTTGATCGCCGACGACCTGGTGTTGACCTGCGCGCACGTCGTCAACAGTGCTCTGGGCCGGGGCCAGTTCGACCAGGCGGCCCCGCCCCGTGACGCCCTGCTGCGGCTGGCCTTTCCGCTGGTGGACCGGGAGCGTGAGGTGAGCGCCCGGGTGGAGCCAGGCGGGTGGCGGCCCCCGCGCGCGGACGCCACCGGCCGCGCGCCGGTGGTACCCGGGCGGCTCGCGCACCACGGCGATCTCGCGGTGCTCCGGTTGGAGGGGAGCGTTCCGCCGGGCGCCGAGCCGGCGCCGTTCCAGCTCCACGACTGCGAGCGCGAGGTCGTCGCGCTGTGGGCCAGCGGGAACCCGGCGACGACGATCCGGGCCAGGCCGCGCGTGGTGGCCGCCCCGTGGGTCGCGCTGGACGTCGTCGGCGGGGTGGGCGTGAGCGCCGGGTACAGCGGCGGCCCGCTGTGGGACCGCGCGCGCCAGGCGGTGGTCGGGCTGGTGGTGGCCGTCCACGAGGACGCGCAGGCCGTGCGGGCGCGCGCCGGCGCCGGCGCCGGCGGGCACCAGGACCGGTCGCCGGCTGTCGTCTATGGCATCAGCCTGCCGGCGATCGAGTCGGAGCTGCCCCGCATGCCGCCACTGCGGGTGCCCGCCGCCCGGCGCGGCGTGCAGCAACTCCTCGCCGCGCTGGAGGACGTGCTCGCCACGCCGGCGTCGGTGGCGCAGTGCGAGCGGTGGCTCGCGGCGCGGTTCGGGTTCCCCGCGCGCGACCTCGGCACCGACCACGCGCGCCTGGTACGGCTCGCCGTGGGCAGCCGGCGCGGCGTGCCCGAACTCCTCGAAGCCGCCCGCGGCACCCTCGCGCCCGACGGCGGTACGGCTGGCGCGCCCGGTGCGGTGGGGGTGGCCGGTGCGGTGGGGGTGGCCGGTGCGGTGGGCGTGGCCGGGGCGGCGTGGGAGCGGTTGCGCAGGGCCGCGCGCATCGTGAGCCCCACCGAGTGCCTGACCCTGGACCAACGGCGCGACCTGGCCGGGCTGCTCGCCCGCTGCCGCCAGGCGACGCCGGACGCCCTGCTCGCCGCCGTACTGCCCTACGACGCGGAGCCGCGGGCGCTGTCCGGACTGGCCGACGTGATCGACGTGTTGGAGGCGTACGAGCCGACGGACAGCCAGCCCGTGCCGCCGCTGCTGCGCGCGGTCGTCCTGGTGGCGGGCGCGGAGCGGCAGACCGCGGACCTGCTCACCGAGGACCTCCAGGCGTGGACGGAGCGGGTGGCGCGCCGGATGGGCGTGCCGTGGGCCGCGGTGTGCCAGTTCCAGGCGGACGTGGCGGACCGCGGCGTCGCGGCGAAGCCGCCGCCGGCTCCGCCGCCGCCCGTGGACGGGGCGGGTGGCGGCGCCGGGCGGCTGGGTCGGGCCGTGCCTCGGGTCCAGATCGAGCTGTTGCCCACCGGCGGCAGCAAGCTCTTCACGTACCAGATATGGGCCTGGGACGCCGGCGCGCAGCCCAGGCTCGTCGTGGTGCAGGATCGCGACGCCGCCAGCACCCGGGTGGTCGAGGACATCCGGCGGGTGCTGCGCACCGAGGTGCGCGAGGACCCCGAGACGGCGCTCGTGGAGTTCTTCGTCGCGCCCGAGTGGCTGGGGCTGGCCATCGACACCTGGGAGTCCGACGAGGGGGACGAGGGCGGCGCGTTCGTACCGGGGCTGACCCGACGCCTGGTCGTGCGCACCACGAGCAGGACGCGCGAGTGCTACGCGGGGTGGAAGCGCCGCACGGCCGCACTGGCCAGCGCCGGACGCCTGGTCTTCGGCGAGAAGTACGCCGACCACAAGGTGGCGCGGGCCAACCTGGAGGTCCGCCCGGACGTGGGCACCGTCGTGCTGTGCTGCGACCCGGCGCGGCACGGCCAGTTGCTGCGGCAGTGCGTACAGGCCGGCGTGCACACGGTGCTCTGGCACCGTACGGACCACGGGGAGCAGGTCGGCCTCGACCTGTCGAGCGTGCTGGAGGGCACCGAACCGCGCGGGGTGCCCGAGGCGGTACGGCTGGAGCGGGCCAAGGCGATGGCCGAGCCCGGCATCCCGACGCACCGGGGTGGCCAACTGTCGCTGCTGCACGACCCGCCCGACCACCGGCCCCCGCCGCTCGCCCCGGAGCCCTGGGTCCTCGCGGAGCCGGCGTCATGA
- a CDS encoding CU044_2847 family protein encodes MGDLALTFDDGTVAWLRLTPVADGARPAPVGPAGATGGGAPDSAHGSESGDGGDHGDGGADDRDGAPDGPYGQPPEPDLELPSGFGGARAVSVDSRTARALSAGGQALANALRPLSGVLESIHTSLADSPRRPDEVTVQFGVTLGTDLSLGVFTGKGEANFSVSATWNLGSTSA; translated from the coding sequence ATGGGGGACCTCGCTCTGACATTTGACGACGGCACCGTCGCCTGGTTGCGTCTCACTCCGGTCGCCGACGGGGCGCGCCCAGCGCCCGTCGGCCCGGCGGGGGCGACGGGCGGCGGGGCGCCGGACTCCGCTCACGGTTCTGAGAGCGGTGACGGCGGTGACCACGGGGACGGCGGTGCCGATGACCGTGACGGCGCGCCCGACGGCCCGTACGGTCAGCCGCCCGAGCCTGACCTCGAACTGCCCTCGGGGTTCGGCGGGGCCCGCGCGGTCAGCGTCGACAGCAGGACCGCGCGCGCCCTGTCCGCGGGCGGGCAGGCGCTGGCGAACGCGTTGCGCCCGCTGAGTGGGGTGTTGGAGAGCATCCACACCTCTCTCGCGGACTCACCGCGCCGCCCGGACGAGGTGACGGTGCAGTTCGGCGTCACCCTCGGTACCGATCTCAGCCTCGGCGTCTTCACCGGCAAGGGAGAGGCCAACTTCTCGGTCTCCGCCACCTGGAACCTCGGCTCGACGTCCGCGTAA
- a CDS encoding thioesterase family protein: protein MAQATIGNSEFDRDTTVTRRAPGTGSAAESGAPSAAVTATYDADLSARWSILKALNGGYLLAVLGRALGDTLPHPDPFSITAHYLTASQPGPAVIRTETVRTGRTLSTGQASLVQFDEDGAEVERIRVLATYGHLDALPNDVRTTATPPAMPPYEHCLGADDAPDGEVPLSDSSEIVDRFDMRLDPATAGWAVGQPSGVGDMRAWFGLADGRDPDPLSLLLTVDALPPTAFDLGLSGWVPTVELTAHVRRRPAPGRLRVAITTRNLAGGFLEEDVQVWDSADQLVAQARQLARVKLG from the coding sequence ATGGCACAGGCAACCATCGGTAACAGCGAGTTCGACCGGGACACGACGGTGACCCGCCGCGCCCCCGGGACGGGCTCCGCCGCCGAGTCCGGCGCTCCTTCCGCCGCGGTCACCGCGACCTACGACGCCGACCTCTCCGCACGCTGGAGCATCCTCAAGGCGCTGAACGGCGGCTACCTGCTGGCCGTGCTCGGCCGGGCGCTCGGCGACACCCTGCCGCACCCCGACCCGTTCTCGATCACCGCGCACTACCTGACCGCCTCGCAGCCCGGGCCCGCCGTGATCCGCACCGAGACGGTCCGTACTGGTCGCACCCTCTCCACCGGTCAGGCGTCCCTCGTCCAGTTCGACGAGGACGGGGCCGAGGTGGAGCGCATCCGCGTGCTGGCCACCTACGGACACCTGGACGCGCTGCCCAACGACGTGCGCACCACCGCCACGCCGCCGGCCATGCCCCCGTACGAACACTGCCTCGGCGCGGACGACGCCCCCGACGGCGAGGTGCCGCTCAGCGACAGCTCCGAGATAGTGGACCGGTTCGACATGCGCCTCGACCCGGCGACCGCGGGCTGGGCGGTCGGCCAGCCCAGCGGGGTCGGCGACATGCGGGCCTGGTTCGGGCTCGCCGACGGCAGGGACCCCGACCCGCTGTCGCTGCTGCTGACCGTGGACGCGTTGCCGCCCACCGCGTTCGACCTCGGGCTGAGTGGCTGGGTGCCCACGGTGGAGCTGACCGCGCACGTCCGCCGCCGTCCCGCCCCCGGTCGGCTGCGCGTCGCCATCACCACCCGCAACCTGGCCGGCGGCTTCCTGGAGGAGGACGTCCAGGTCTGGGACAGCGCGGACCAACTCGTCGCGCAGGCCCGCCAACTGGCCCGGGTGAAGCTGGGCTAG